Genomic DNA from Bacteroidota bacterium:
GCATGAGCGGTACTGCGGGTTTTGCTGCCGGAGCCTGCGTTTGCGGGGCAGCGGTAACGGTTTGAGCCACACCATTACCGTTGGCCGAAACCGTGGCAGCCACTTGTTCCTGCACCTGCGTGTGGAGTTTTCCCTTATTGGGCAGGTAGCCCAGAATATCGTTTTTGGTTACCCGTCCGTGCAAGCCGCTGCCTGCAATGGATTCGAGTTCGGCCATGCTGATGCCTTCTTCTTTGGCAATGTTGCGCACCAGCGGCGAGTAGAAGCGGCCGCTGTCGCCTGTTTTGGCAAGTTCGCCGGCCGGAGCTGCCACGGTGGCAGCCGCCACAGCGGTTTGTGCTGCGGGAGCCGTAGTTGTGGCCGCAGGTGCCTGCGGAGCAGCGGGAGCTGCAGCCACGGCTTCTGTGCTGATGAGCGCCACCGCCTTGCCTACCTGCACCACATCGCCTTCATTGAACAGCTTTTTGGCCAGAAAGCCTTCAAACGGAGAGGGAATTTCAGAATCCACCTTATCGGTAGCAATTTCCAAAACCGGCTCATCGAGCGCAATTTTATCCCCTTCGTTTTTCAGCCATTTGATGATGGTTGCTTCTGCAACGCTCTCACCCATTTTCGGCATAATCAGTTCAACCTGTGCCATAATGCGAGTTGGTAAAAGTTCAGTAGGCGCAAAAGTAGCATTTTTTTGAGTGTATGAGATGCCTGCGAATGCCTACTTGATGTTAAAATGCGGGTGGTGAGCCACTTGCTGTATCAGAGCGTGTTAGGATTTTTTCTATTAATGATTTTGCGTCTTTTTTGACCGCTCTTCGTTGCTTGACCCTCCAGGTATTGACTCAAAAAGCGCCTCAATCGGCCAAAAAATCATGCAAAATCAAAGCGCAACAAAAAAATCCTAACACGCGCTCAGGCAAATAAAATTAGTGCGGAAACAGCGTGTCGAAAGTTTTGAATGTGTGGTTATTGTGCGGCATACGACAAACGACATACTACCGGGTAATGATCCGACATATTTTGCGTGCGGAGTGTGCGAAAGCCAAAGGAGGAAAGCACCTGACTATGCAAAATGTAATCAATACGCGGAAAAGGGCTGCGGTTTTCGTAGGTTTTGCCAAAACCGCTTCCCGAAACCATGAATGCATCTTTAAGGTTGTGGCTTATGGTTTCGTAGGTGTATGAAACCGGTGTGTCGTTAAAATCGCCGCATACAATAACCGGATGCGGACAGTTGGCAATGTGTTCGGCAATGGCATCGGCCTGCCCGGCGCGTTTGGTATAAGCACGTTTGAAACGACGCAGAATATTGCGCGATGCAGCTACTTCATCGCCTGCATCCTCTCCCGCTTTTACTTTTTCAATAAATTCATAATCATCGTAGCCAAAGTGAATCGATTGCAGGTGCATGTTATATACGCGCACGGTGTCGCGGCGTATCAGTAAATCGGAATAAATGCAAATGTTGTTGCTGCGGTTGTTAAATACAATACGGCCCTGATTGATTACCGGGAAGCGGCTGAATGTAGCCACACCCCAATGATCGTCTTTGCGGCGGGTGTAGGTATATTCCACATGCACATACGGCATTTTGAGCAGGCGTTTTACAGAGTCGAGGTTGCGGAAATTGCCCCGGTCTTCGTTGAAAAATTCCTGCAAACAAAGTATATCCGGCTGTTCGAAATGCAGCAGTTCGAGCATGCGGTTGCGCGTTTCGTTGTTTTTCGACCAGTTGTACAAATCAAAAAGTTTGGTGTTCCAGCTCATGAATTTGTAAGTGTTGCGCGGCTCGGTTATGTGTTCACTGCGCAGTTGCAGTTCGCGCCCATTCAGCGGCCAGCCCAGCAGCAGTATAGCCGCGGGATAAATAAACTGTTTGCGGCGCAGCAAAGCCCACAAGCACAAAAACAGCAGGTTTACCAGAATAAGTGCAGGGTGAATTAGTCCGAGAAAAGCCAGCGGCCAGAACACGGCCGGACTTACGTAAGGCGAGAGATAACTGCCCGCCAGCAAACCGATAGCCAGCCAGTTTAAGCCAAGCAGCACACGGCCGAACCAGCCTCTGCGTGCGGCTGGCGGTGTGGCTGACAGATCAACTGCTGTGGTGGTGGTTTCCAACCTTATCAGGTTTTATCGTGGTTGTTTTGCAGAAACTCCCGCTCCTCGCGGCTCAGACTGTCGTAACCTGAACGTGAAATCTTGTCGAGAATTTCATCAATACGGCGGCGGATTACGGTTTTGTTCTGGTTGAATTGCTCATCGCTCATGCCGCGCGGGCGTTGTACATGCTCTACACGTAGTTTGCTGCGGCTGCGTCGTTCGCGGCGCGGGGCAAACCAGTGCATCATACTTTCGAGCGGGCGTTTACCCAGCCGGAGTTGTGTGCCGTACCAGAAGCCCAGCAGTGCACCGCCTATGTGCGATACTTTACCACCGGTGTTGGCCGATAATTCGAGCAAAGAACTCAGCAGAAACGATATGAGCGCAAACCATTTCAGCTTTACCGGAATACCAAACGGATACACGAGCGATTCAGGTGTAAATGCTGCAATACCCACAACCACTGCCGTTGTAGCCGCCGATGCGCCAAAGAGTATAAAATTGTCGCCCCCCTTCATAAACAGCGAAACCACAATAAACAACAACCCGCCTGCAATACCGCCAAGCAGATAAGTCCCCCAAAGCCGCGCTCCGCCCAGATGATCGGAAAACATGCGGCCCAGATACCAGAACAGCAGCATATTTCCCAGTATATGCCAGAAATCAATATGCACAAATGAATAGGTGATGAATGTCCACACAAACATCACGGCCTTTAGCGGTGCACCGGGTAAACTAATGGCGCTGATAATGCTTTCGGCCAGCTCACCTTTATCATTCAGCGCAAGCAGATTGACCGAAATATTCACTACCAGAAACACCAGCACATTAATGAGCAGGATTCGGTTTACCGAACTGTAAACCCCGCTCATTCCGCGTTTGATGTCAGCTACTATACTCATATACTTACTTTGAAAAACGACTTTTGCGTCTGTAAATTTCTGTCAGAATGGCTCCAATTATCAGGCCACCGATATGGGCCATACGTGCAATACGGTCGTTGGGCGTATTCAGAATAACCATTAACACATCTATTGCTCCGTAAATAATTACCAGCATGCCCAGCGGCATGGAAAAAAGCCCCCAGGGCTGAACCTGGAGTTTCGGATACAAAATGGCTACCGCCACCAGTAATCCGTATATAGCGCCCGAAGCACCCAGACTAGGGGTGACGAACTGAATAAATTTATCCAAATCGCCTGCATTTACCGCCTGCTGAAGTCCTAAAGCCGTCCACCCCATATAAATAAACGCCGAGCCGAGTCCGCAGCTCAGGTAAAATACCAGAAAACGCGACGAGCCGAACTCCCGTTCCAGAATAATTCCGGTAAAGTATAAACCAATCATGTTCATTGCCAGATGCCCCAGATCGCCATGTAGAAACATGGACGTAAGCGGCTGCCAGAATTTGAATTCAGGGCGGAGCGGATTGTAGAGCATGAGGTTTTCGCTCAAATCAACGCCCTTCATCCGAAAGATAAGATTGAAGCCCACAAAGAGGATAATGTTGATTATCATCAGATGACCGACAATACCGGGCGGTATGAGCGAACGTTGGTTATACATCAGCGTTTAAATCGTTTATCCAGTTCATCCAATCCAAAGGTAATTACGGCTGGTTTTCCGTCGGGTGCGTGCGCGGGCAGGGAAGTGGCAAAAAGTTCGTCGGTAAGCGCCTGCATTTCGGTGGTGCTCAGGCTTCGGCCGGGGCGTATGGCGGTTTGGCGGGCCAGTGCGCGCGCCAGTTGTTCGTGCGTGTTCAGCTGCACATCCTGCTGCGCGTGCTGATAGTCGGCCAGCATGCCTGTGAGCAGCTGCTGCGCATCGTTTTCTTCGGTGCCGGCCGGAATGCCGTGTATGACAAAACTGCGCGGTCCGAACGGACGAATATCAAATCCGAGGGCGTTTACGGCATCCAGCAACTGGGTAAGCAGTGCGGCGTCGCGCAGGGTAAGCTCAACCGTTTCAGGAAAAAGCACCTGCTGGCACGAGGCGGCATGCTGCTCCAGCGCGCGCAGGTAGCGTTCAAATAAAATCCGTTCATGCGCCCGCTGCTGATCGATGATGATTACACCCGATTTGATGGTGCTTACAATGTAGCGGTCGTGAATTTGCCACACCTGTGCACCTTTTATTTGCTCCGGCTCATCGTCAAACGCACTTTGCTGCTGCACGGTGGTTTCGCTG
This window encodes:
- a CDS encoding endonuclease/exonuclease/phosphatase family protein — encoded protein: METTTTAVDLSATPPAARRGWFGRVLLGLNWLAIGLLAGSYLSPYVSPAVFWPLAFLGLIHPALILVNLLFLCLWALLRRKQFIYPAAILLLGWPLNGRELQLRSEHITEPRNTYKFMSWNTKLFDLYNWSKNNETRNRMLELLHFEQPDILCLQEFFNEDRGNFRNLDSVKRLLKMPYVHVEYTYTRRKDDHWGVATFSRFPVINQGRIVFNNRSNNICIYSDLLIRRDTVRVYNMHLQSIHFGYDDYEFIEKVKAGEDAGDEVAASRNILRRFKRAYTKRAGQADAIAEHIANCPHPVIVCGDFNDTPVSYTYETISHNLKDAFMVSGSGFGKTYENRSPFPRIDYILHSQVLSSFGFRTLRTQNMSDHYPVVCRLSYAAQ
- a CDS encoding rhomboid family intramembrane serine protease, whose protein sequence is MSIVADIKRGMSGVYSSVNRILLINVLVFLVVNISVNLLALNDKGELAESIISAISLPGAPLKAVMFVWTFITYSFVHIDFWHILGNMLLFWYLGRMFSDHLGGARLWGTYLLGGIAGGLLFIVVSLFMKGGDNFILFGASAATTAVVVGIAAFTPESLVYPFGIPVKLKWFALISFLLSSLLELSANTGGKVSHIGGALLGFWYGTQLRLGKRPLESMMHWFAPRRERRSRSKLRVEHVQRPRGMSDEQFNQNKTVIRRRIDEILDKISRSGYDSLSREEREFLQNNHDKT
- a CDS encoding rhomboid family intramembrane serine protease, which gives rise to MYNQRSLIPPGIVGHLMIINIILFVGFNLIFRMKGVDLSENLMLYNPLRPEFKFWQPLTSMFLHGDLGHLAMNMIGLYFTGIILEREFGSSRFLVFYLSCGLGSAFIYMGWTALGLQQAVNAGDLDKFIQFVTPSLGASGAIYGLLVAVAILYPKLQVQPWGLFSMPLGMLVIIYGAIDVLMVILNTPNDRIARMAHIGGLIIGAILTEIYRRKSRFSK